A single Cannabis sativa cultivar Pink pepper isolate KNU-18-1 chromosome 7, ASM2916894v1, whole genome shotgun sequence DNA region contains:
- the LOC115697468 gene encoding uncharacterized protein LOC115697468, translated as MLRTRLAWTTIGFAVSAAAISQFVWKDLLVDRHTFSSEMRQKFDALEQRVANLESVPYQNSNSITNTEAEA; from the exons ATGTTGAGGACTCGGTTGGCATGGACAACCATCGGGTTCGCGGTCTCAGCCGCGGCAATTTCCCAATTCGTTTGGAAAGATCTTCTGGTCGATCGTCACACTTTTTCCTCCGAG ATGAGACAGAAGTTTGATGCTCTTGAACAAAGAGTTGCAAATCTGGAGTCTGTTCCTTATCAGAATTCAAATTCTATTACTAATACTGAG GCTGAAGCCTAA
- the LOC115697467 gene encoding pentatricopeptide repeat-containing protein At2g35130: MLIVKCNISCIFIEGRSFGNQHRWKAKSSSSGAVEKGKSDSLYIDKRGKFRSFNTKKLSRKRCGSLRGRGWKYGSGFVDGIFPVMSPTAQKILDLVLEEEVDQKRIWQVLDTLPASHEIWDDIINVAVQLRLNKQWGPIMLISEWVLYKSSFKPDVICYNLLIDAYGQKSLYKEAESTYLELLEARCMPTEDTYALLLKAYCKFGLLEKAEAVFGEMRKYGLPPSTVVYDAYIDGLIKQRKPKKAIEIFQRMKRECCQPSTNTYTMLINLYGKESKSYMSLKMFHEMRSQKCKPNICTYTALINAFAREGLCEKAEEIFEQLQEAGHEPDVYAYNALMESYSRAGFPFGAAEIFSLMQHMGCEPDRASYNIMVDAYGRAGLHEDAEAMFEEMKRIGITPTMKSHMLLLSAYSRIGNVAKCEDIVNQMQEYGLDPDTFVINSMLNLYGRLGQFDKMEKVLAAMEKGQYKEDISTYNILINVYGRAGFFDRMEELFQVIPSKNLRPDVVTWTSRLGAYSRKKLYTRCLEIFEEMIDSGCYPDGGTAKVLLSSCSSEEQVEQITTVIRTMHKDREDAMPV, encoded by the exons AT GTTGATCGTTAAATGCAATATCAGTTGTATATTCATTGAAGGGAGAAGTTTTGGGAATCAGCACAGATGGAAAGCAAAGAGTTCAAGCAGTGGAGCTGTTGAGAAGGGCAAGTCTGACAGCTTGTATATTGACAAGCGTGGAAAATTCAGAAGCTTTAATACCAAGAAGTTGTCTAGGAAACGAT GTGGTTCTTTAAGAGGGCGAGGATGGAAATATGGATCAGGTTTCGTGGATGGAATTTTTCCAGTGATGAGCCCCACTGCCCAAAAGATTCTAGACCTTGTACTGGAGGAAGAGGTGGATCAGAAAAGAATTTGGCAAGTTCTTGATACTCTTCCAGCCTCTCATGAGATATGGGATGACATCATAAATGTAGCTGTTCAACTTCGTCTAAATAAACAATGGGGTCCTATAATGTTG ATATCTGAGTGGGTACTGTACAAAAGCTCCTTCAAGCCAGATGTCATCTGCTACAATTTACTCATAGACGCTTATGGACAAAAATCATTGTACAAAGAGGCAGAATCCACATATTTAGAACTTCTTGAAGCTCGTTGCATGCCCACTGAAGATACGTATGCCCTTCTTTTGAAGGCCTACTGCAAATTTGGGTTGCTAGAGAAAGCTGAAGCTGTATTTGGCGAAATGAGAAAATATGGCCTTCCTCCAA GCACAGTCGTGTACGATGCTTATATTGATGGGCTTATAAAACAACGAAAGCCTAAAAAAGCAATAGAGATCTTTCAAAGGATGAAGAGAGAATGCTGCCAGCCATCTACTAACACTTATACAATGCTGATCAACTTATATGGAAAG GAAAGTAAATCATATATGTCGTTGaagatgtttcatgaaatgaGAAGTCAAAAGTGTAAGCCAAACATCTGCACATATACTGCACTGATCAATGCATTTGCCAGAGAGGGGCTCTGTGAAAAAGCAGAAGAAATATTTGAACAGCTCCAAGAAGCAGGTCATGAGCCTGACGTGTATGCTTATAATGCGCTAATGGAATCTTACAG TCGGGCAGGTTTTCCATTTGGAGCTGCAGAAATTTTTTCACTCATGCAGCACATGGGTTGTGAACCAGATAGAGCATCATACAATATCATGGTAGATGCATATGGACGAGCTGGTCTTCACGAAG ATGCTGAAGCCATGTTTGAAGAGATGAAACGTATAGGGATTACCCCAACAATGAAATCCCATATGTTGCTTTTATCTGCTTACTCTCGAATCGGCAATGTAGCTAAATGTGAAGATATAGTGAATCAGATGCAAGAGTATGGATTGGATCCAGACACTTTTGTCATAAACAGTATGCTGAACCTATACGGTCGATTAGGGCAGTTTGACAAAATGGAGAAAGTTCTTGCTGCTATGGAAAAAGGACAATATAAAGAAGACATAAGTACATATAACATCCTGATTAATGTTTATGGACGGGCTGGATTTTTTGACAGAATGGAAGAGCTCTTCCAAGTGATTCCAAGTAAAAATTTAAGACCTGATGTCGTAACATGGACTTCTCGTCTTGGGGCCTACTCTAGAAAGAAACTGTACACAAGATGCTTAgaaatttttgaagaaatgaTTGATTCTGGTTGCTACCCAGATGGAGGAACTGCAAAAGTTCTTCTTTCGTCATGTTCAAGCGAAGAACAAGTTGAACAGATAACCACAGTTATTAGAACAATGCATAAGGATAGGGAGGATGCTATGCCTGTCTGA